A genomic window from Streptomyces sp. NBC_00234 includes:
- the groES gene encoding co-chaperone GroES has product MSTTSSKVAIKPLEDRIVVQPLDAEQTTASGLVIPDTAKEKPQEGVVLAVGPGRFENGERLPLDVKTGDVVLYSKYGGTEVKYNGEEYLVLSARDVLAIVEK; this is encoded by the coding sequence GTGTCGACCACCAGCTCCAAGGTTGCGATCAAGCCGCTCGAGGACCGCATTGTGGTCCAGCCGCTCGACGCCGAGCAGACCACGGCCTCCGGCCTGGTCATTCCCGACACCGCCAAGGAGAAGCCCCAGGAGGGCGTCGTCCTGGCCGTGGGCCCGGGCCGCTTCGAGAACGGCGAGCGCCTTCCGCTCGACGTCAAGACCGGCGACGTCGTTCTGTACAGCAAGTACGGCGGCACCGAGGTGAAGTACAACGGCGAGGAGTACCTCGTCCTCTCGGCTCGCGACGTGCTCGCGATCGTCGAGAAGTAA